From one Planococcus citri chromosome 3, ihPlaCitr1.1, whole genome shotgun sequence genomic stretch:
- the LOC135838892 gene encoding probable ATP-dependent RNA helicase DDX23 gives MGLRRSRSRSRDRHEKERRRSRSRDRYKRDRHRSRSRDRDRERDRARSRSHEKERDEKSHKDRDTEKSHKDKSDRKKSPLTDRSDMPSKSKAAEEEEEETEGKSHPKKEPLSLDELLARKKAEEAARSKPKFLTKEERAAEALRKRQEEVDKMRKKMDEERKKRNEFAQASSESRKEEMRARDRERERKEALEEKEIFKDRERESEAIRERYLGLIKKKRRVRRLNDRKFVFDWDASEDTSIDYNNLYKERHQVQFFGRGHVAGIDIKAQKRDQSKFYGELLEKRRTEAEKEQEKVRLKKVKKREEKQKWDDRHWTEKNYDEMTERDWRIFREDYNITIKGGKIPDPIRNWKESKIPEEILDIIHKIDYKEPTPIQRQAIPIGLQNRDIIGVAETGSGKTLAFLIPLLVWIQSLPKIERNEDADQGPYAIIMAPTRELAQQIEEETNKFGQPLSIRTVCVVGGLSREEQGFRLRLGCEIVIATPGRLIDVLENRYLVLNQCTYIVLDEADRMIDMGFEPDVQKILEYMPVTNLKPDTEDAEDETKLLANYHSKKKYRQTVMFTATMPPAVERLARTYLRRPAVVYIGSIGKPTERTEQIVYMVTEQDKRRKLMELLNRGVEPPIIIFVNQKKGADVLAKGLEKLGYNACTLHGGKGQEQREYALSSLKGGTKDILVATDVAGRGIDIKDVSMVINYDMAKSIEDYTHRIGRTGRAGKTGVAISFLTKEDSPLFYDLKQTIMSSPVSTCPPELLNHPDAQHKPGTVLIPKKRREEKIFA, from the exons ATGGGTCTCAGAAGAAGCAGAAGTCGAAGTAGAGATCGACATGAAAAAGAAAGACGCAGATCTCGATCGAGGGATCGTTACAAAAGGGATCGACATCGTTCCAGAAGTAGAGATCGAGATCGTGAACGTGATCGTGCTAGAAGTCGTAGCCATGAAAAAGAACGAGATGAAAAGAGTCACAAAGACAGAGATACCGAAAAAAGTCATAAAGATAAATCTGATCGGAAAAAGTCGCCTCTCAC GGATAGGAGTGATATGCCATCGAAAAGTAAAGCAGctgaagaagaagaggaagaaaCAGAGGGGAAATCGCATCCCAAAAAAGAGCCTCTATCTCTAGATGAACTGCTTGCTCGCAAAAAAGCCGAAGAAGCTGCTCGGAGCAAA CCTAAATTTTTGACTAAAGAAGAAAGAGCTGCAGAAGCTTTGCGGAAACGTCAAGAAGAAGTAGACAAAATGCGTAAGAAAATGGATGAAGAAaggaaaaaacgaaacgaatttGCTCAAGCCAGCTCTGAATCTAGAAAAGAAGAAATGAG AGCCCGTGATCGAGAAAGAGAGAGGAAAGAAGCTcttgaagaaaaagaaatttttaaagacaGAGAAAGAGAATCTGAAGCTATCAGAGAACGTTATTTgggattaattaaaaaaaaacgaagggTTAGAAGACTTAACGATCgtaaatttgtttttgattgGGATGCTTCTGAAGACACATCAATCGATTACAATAATTTATATAAAGAGAGGCATCAG GTTCAATTCTTTGGACGTGGCCATGTTGCTGGTATTGATATTAAAGCTCAAAAACGAGATCAGTCTAAATTTTATGGTGAACTATTGGAAAAACGTCGAACTGAAGCAGAAAAGGAACAAGAAAA GGTGAGATTGAAAAAGGTTAAAAAGcgcgaagaaaaacaaaaatgggaCGATCGGCATTGGACGGAAAAGAATTATGATGAAATGACCGAAAGAGATTGGAGAATATTCAGAGAAGATTATAACATTACTATTAAAG GTGGAAAAATTCCGGATCCTATTCGTAATTGGAAGGAATCCAAGATTCCTGAAGAAATATTGGATATTATTCATAAAATTGATTATAAAGAACCCACTCCCATTCAGAGACAAGCAATTCCTATTGGCTTACAG AACAGAGATATTATTGGTgtggctgaaaccggttccggtAAAACATTAGCTTTCCTAATTCCTCTTCTTGTATGGATTCAATCCTTacccaaaattgaaagaaacgaAGATGCTGATCAA gGTCCTTATGCTATCATTATGGCTCCAACAAGAGAATTAGCTCAACAAATCGAAGAAGAGACCAATAAATTTGGTCAACCTTTGAGTATTCGTACTGTATGTGTTGTTGGTGGTCTTTCTCGAGAAGAGCAAGGTTTTAGGTTGAGACTCGGTTGTGAG ATTGTAATTGCTACTCCTGGTCGTTTGATTGACGTTTTGGAAAACCGTTATTTAGTACTGAATCAGTGTACTTACATTGTCTTGGACGAAGCGGATCGTATGATAGATATGGGTTTTGAACCGG ATGTGCAGAAAATTCTAGAATACATGCCTGTCACCAACTTGAAACCGGATACGGAAGATGCCGAAGATGAAACCaaacttttggcaaattatcACTCGAAGAAGAAGTATAGACAA ACGGTCATGTTTACCGCAACTATGCCTCCAGCCGTTGAAAGACTTGCTCGCACTTACCTTAGAAGACCTGCTGTTGTTTACATCGGTTCCATTGGTAAACCCACAGAACGAACGGAACAAATAGTCTACATGGTTACAGAGCAAGACAAACGACGCAAATTGATGGAACTACTGAATCGTGGAGTTGAACCACCGATCATCATTTTTGTCAATCAAAAGAAAGGCGCCGATGTATTGGCCAAAGGACTTGAAAAATTGGGA TATAATGCTTGCACACTTCATGGTGGTAAAGGACAAGAGCAGAGAGAGTACGCTTTATCCAGTCTTAAAGGCGGTACTAAAGATATTTTGGTGGCCACTGACGTTGCTGGTCGTGGTATCGACATTAAAGACGTTTCCATGGTTATTAACTACGATATGGCGAAGAGCATTGAAG ATTACACTCATCGTATTGGACGTACCGGTCGTGCTGGCAAGACTGGTGTAGCTATTTCATTCTTGACTAAAGAAGATTCTCCTCTATTTTACGATTTGAAGCAAACAATTATGAGCAGTCCTGTCTCTACATGTCCGCCAGAATTATTAAATCACCCCGATGCGCAGCATAAACCTGGTACTGTTTTGATACCGAAGAAacgaagagaagaaaaaatatttgcgTGA
- the cpb gene encoding F-actin-capping protein subunit beta, whose product MTELQMDCALDLMRRLPPQQIEKNLSDLIDIVPSLCEDLLSSVDQPLKIARDKESGKDYLLCDYNRDGDSYRSPWSNSYDPPLEDGSMPSERLRKLEIDANYAFDQYREMYFDGGVSSVYLWDLEHGFAGVILIKKAGDGSKKIKGCWDSIHVVEVQEKSSGRNAHYKLTSTTMLWLQTNKISSGTMNLGGSLTRQIEQDASVSESSPHIANIGRLVEDMENKIRNTLNDIYFGKTKDILNGLRSVQQLSDKGPQEALKQDLANALQRRQAKTEN is encoded by the exons ATG ACTGAACTACAAATGGATTGTGCATTGGATTTAATGCGGCGACTCCCACCGCaacaaatcgagaaaaatttgagtgatttgaTTGATATTGTACCAAGCCTCTGCGAGGATTTGCTCTCTTCTGTTGATCAGCCTTTGAAAATCGCCCGCGATAAAGAATCTGGTAAAGATTACTTGTTATGTGATTACAACAGAGATGGAGATTCTTACAG ATCTCCTTGGAGTAATTCTTATGATCCACCTTTGGAAGACGGTTCAATGCCCTCTGAAAGGTTACGCAAACTAGAAATTGACGCCAATTATGCTTTTGATCAATATCGTGAGATGTATTTTGATGGAGGTGTTTCATCGGTATATCTTTGGGATCTCGAACACGGTTTCGCTG GTGTTATATTAATCAAAAAAGCTGGAGAtggctccaaaaaaattaaaggatGTTGGGATTCAATCCATGTTGTCGAAGTGCAAGAAAAATCAAGCGGAAGAAATGCTCATTATAAATTAACATCCACTACCATGTTATGGCtgcaaacaaataaaatttcatcaggaaCTATGAATCTTGGTGGAAGTTTAACGAGACAG aTTGAGCAAGACGCAAGCGTATCAGAATCCAGTCCCCATATCGCTAATATCGGTCGTTTAGTTGAAGATATGGAGAATAAAATACGAAATACTCTCAATGACATTTACTTTGGGAAAACTAAAGATATTTTGAATGGTTTACGTAGTGTTCAGCAATTATCCGATAAGGGTCCCCAAGAAGCTTTGAAACAAGATTTAGCAAATGCTCTTCAAAGAAGACAagcgaaaactgaaaattag
- the Fdx1 gene encoding adrenodoxin-like protein 1, mitochondrial: MRNFKYLNNTVISTKKRIISHFRPVVTKRENIHCTSILFHGEYEWKDPKNENEIVNVTFIDKKDNRFHIKGKIGDNLLYLAHRYNIEMEGACEASLACTTCHCYVDFESLGKLPAAEEKEEDLLDMAPFLKENSRLGCQIILTKELDGMEISLPLATRNFYVDGHKPKPH, translated from the coding sequence ATGCGAAACTTCAAGTATTTAAATAACACGGTGATTTCGACCAAGAAGCGTATCATCTCTCATTTTCGTCCGGTTGTTACAAAGCGCGAAAATATTCATTGCACGAGCATTCTGTTCCACGGTGAATATGAATGGAAGGatccgaaaaatgaaaatgaaatagtgAATGTCACTTTTATCGATAAAAAAGACAACCGGTTTCACATCAAAGGGAAGATTGGTGACAACTTGTTATACTTGGCTCACAGATATAACATCGAAATGGAAGGTGCTTGCGAAGCATCTTTGGCATGTACAACTTGTCACTGTTACGTTGACTTTGAATCGTTGGGTAAATTACCTGCTGCCGAAGAAAAGGAAGAAGATCTTCTTGATATGGCaccatttttaaaagaaaattcaagACTAGGGTGTCAAATAATTCTAACCAAAGAGTTGGATGGAATGGAGATATCATTACCTTTAGCAACACGTAATTTCTATGTAGATGGTCATAAACCTAAACCTCATTGA